In Coriobacteriia bacterium, the following proteins share a genomic window:
- a CDS encoding response regulator yields the protein MGGTILVIEDDPQNQYLVRFLLEQSGFEVIVASDGEAGVDLALSRRPEMVLMDMLLPKLDGYEATKLIKADETFTAPVIALTAYSMKGDRERVLSAGCDGYISKPIDPETFVSRVMSFLVPRLDGSARA from the coding sequence GTGGGCGGAACCATCCTCGTCATCGAGGACGATCCTCAGAACCAGTACCTCGTGCGGTTCCTTCTCGAGCAGAGCGGGTTCGAGGTCATCGTGGCGAGCGACGGCGAAGCGGGCGTCGATCTCGCGCTCTCCCGTCGACCGGAGATGGTCCTCATGGACATGCTCCTTCCGAAGCTCGACGGATACGAGGCCACGAAGCTCATCAAGGCCGACGAGACGTTCACCGCTCCCGTGATCGCACTCACGGCGTACTCGATGAAGGGCGATCGGGAGCGCGTGCTCTCCGCGGGGTGTGACGGCTACATCTCCAAGCCCATCGATCCGGAGACGTTCGTCTCCCGGGTGATGTCGTTCCTCGTACCCCGGTTGGACGGGAGTGCGCGCGCATGA